Proteins found in one Hypericibacter terrae genomic segment:
- the panC gene encoding pantoate--beta-alanine ligase — translation MAALAQRSALPETPVLRTVAELRAQIGEWRGQGETIGLVPTMGALHEGHLTLVRQAKAECSRAVATLFVNPTQFAPAEDFDAYPRDEAKDRALLATVGCDLLFAPSVETVYPQGFSTTVEVKGLTRHLDGPFRPSHFAGVATVVSKLLLMAAPARAYFGEKDFQQYQVIRRLARDLDIPTQIVGVPTVREADGLALSSRNRYMTPAERQIASRLPRLMQTLAARLEGGAEIEAALAQARLELLSAGFDRVDYLDLADEATLTPSVAPQGPARLFVAVWIGRTRLIDNWPLSLPEN, via the coding sequence ATGGCGGCCCTGGCTCAACGTTCGGCCCTCCCGGAAACGCCGGTCCTGCGGACGGTCGCAGAATTGCGCGCGCAGATCGGCGAATGGCGCGGGCAAGGCGAGACGATCGGCCTGGTCCCGACCATGGGTGCGCTGCATGAGGGCCATCTGACGCTGGTGCGCCAGGCGAAGGCCGAATGCAGCCGGGCCGTGGCGACCCTCTTCGTCAATCCGACGCAGTTCGCGCCGGCCGAGGATTTCGACGCCTATCCGCGCGACGAGGCCAAGGATCGCGCGCTCCTGGCGACGGTCGGCTGCGATCTCCTGTTCGCGCCCTCGGTCGAAACCGTCTATCCGCAAGGTTTCTCGACTACGGTCGAAGTGAAGGGGCTGACGCGCCATCTCGACGGGCCGTTCCGCCCGTCCCATTTTGCTGGCGTCGCCACCGTGGTGTCGAAGCTGCTGCTGATGGCCGCTCCCGCCCGCGCCTATTTCGGCGAGAAGGATTTCCAGCAGTACCAGGTGATCCGGCGGCTGGCGCGCGACCTCGACATCCCGACCCAGATCGTCGGCGTGCCCACGGTGCGCGAGGCCGACGGCCTGGCGCTCTCCTCGCGCAATCGCTACATGACGCCGGCCGAGCGGCAGATCGCGTCCAGGCTGCCGCGGCTGATGCAGACATTGGCGGCGCGGCTCGAGGGTGGCGCCGAGATCGAGGCGGCGCTCGCCCAGGCGCGCCTCGAGCTTCTGAGCGCCGGCTTCGACCGGGTCGATTATCTCGATCTGGCGGACGAGGCGACCTTGACGCCCTCGGTCGCGCCGCAAGGGCCCGCGCGGCTCTTCGTCGCCGTCTGGATCGGCCGCACGCGCCTCATCGACAATTGGCCGTTGTCGCTTCCCGAGAATTGA
- a CDS encoding CbtB domain-containing protein: protein MNTIRTHADGRTDASVASRALPVAFAAFLGAFLIFGVGFSHVSAFHNAAHDVRHSNAFPCH, encoded by the coding sequence ATGAACACGATCCGTACCCATGCCGACGGCCGCACCGATGCCTCCGTCGCCAGCCGCGCCCTGCCCGTCGCCTTCGCCGCCTTCCTCGGCGCCTTCCTGATCTTCGGCGTCGGCTTCTCTCATGTCAGCGCGTTCCACAATGCCGCCCACGATGTGCGGCACTCGAACGCCTTCCCCTGCCACTGA
- a CDS encoding sensor histidine kinase: protein MNRPRPKLPVLWHSLSARLLVLTIAFVMVSEVLIFVPSIASFRLKYLEERLAAANIAVLALLATPDAMVSDELEMELLSQAGAYVIGMKRPDGKKLMLGMEDKVPAIDAQFDLRQHGLFRSVRDAVVALVQGRNRILRVVGVSPRHNETEVEIVIDEAPLHDAMLDYGAQILAVSIVISLVTASLVYLALQWWMVRPIRRMTESMIAFRGDPEDLSRPLRVERRSDEIGVAQAELAEMQAGLRASLQQKTRLAALGTAVTKISHDLRNMLATAQLVSDRLVSSADPQVKRAAPTLVAAIDRAVDLCTRTLDFTREGPVRLDYRRFALKGLIHEIGADGFANGKTELVDAVGDIELEADRDQLYRVLANLVRNASEAGAVEVTVSAATEGERVIIEVRDNGPGLAPRARQNLFTPFAGSGRAGGSGLGLAIARELAHAHGGDLSLVSSDAGGTLFRIDLPARRPAA, encoded by the coding sequence ATGAACCGTCCCCGTCCGAAGCTGCCGGTCCTGTGGCACAGCCTGTCGGCGCGGCTGCTGGTGCTGACGATCGCCTTCGTGATGGTGAGCGAGGTGCTGATCTTCGTGCCCTCGATCGCCTCCTTCCGCCTGAAATATCTGGAGGAGCGGCTCGCCGCCGCCAACATCGCGGTCCTGGCGCTGCTGGCCACGCCCGACGCGATGGTGAGCGACGAGCTCGAGATGGAGTTGCTGAGCCAGGCCGGCGCCTATGTGATCGGCATGAAGCGTCCGGACGGCAAGAAGCTGATGCTGGGCATGGAAGACAAGGTGCCGGCGATCGATGCGCAATTCGACCTGCGCCAGCATGGCCTGTTCCGCTCCGTCCGCGATGCGGTGGTGGCATTGGTCCAGGGCCGCAACCGGATATTGCGCGTAGTCGGAGTCTCGCCGCGCCATAACGAGACCGAGGTCGAGATCGTGATCGACGAGGCGCCGCTGCATGACGCCATGCTCGATTATGGCGCGCAGATCCTGGCGGTCTCGATCGTGATCTCGCTGGTCACCGCGAGTCTCGTCTATCTGGCGCTCCAATGGTGGATGGTGCGCCCGATCCGGCGCATGACCGAAAGCATGATCGCCTTCCGCGGCGATCCCGAGGATCTCTCCCGTCCCTTGCGGGTCGAGCGGCGTTCCGACGAGATCGGCGTCGCCCAGGCCGAACTGGCCGAGATGCAGGCCGGGTTGCGCGCGTCGCTGCAGCAGAAGACGCGTCTCGCGGCGCTGGGCACCGCGGTCACCAAGATCAGCCACGATCTTCGCAATATGCTGGCGACGGCGCAGCTGGTGTCGGACCGGCTGGTTTCCAGCGCCGATCCGCAGGTCAAGCGCGCGGCCCCCACGCTGGTGGCGGCCATCGACCGTGCCGTCGATCTCTGCACCCGCACCCTCGATTTCACCCGCGAGGGCCCGGTGCGGCTCGACTATCGGCGCTTCGCGCTCAAGGGACTGATCCATGAGATCGGTGCCGACGGGTTCGCCAATGGCAAGACCGAGCTCGTCGATGCGGTCGGCGATATCGAGCTCGAGGCCGATCGCGACCAGCTCTATCGCGTGCTTGCCAATCTGGTGCGCAACGCGTCCGAAGCGGGCGCGGTCGAGGTGACCGTCTCGGCCGCGACCGAAGGCGAGCGCGTCATCATCGAGGTGCGCGATAACGGCCCCGGCCTGGCGCCGCGGGCGCGGCAGAATCTCTTCACGCCCTTCGCCGGCTCGGGCCGGGCGGGCGGCTCGGGCCTCGGCCTCGCCATCGCCCGCGAACTGGCGCACGCCCATGGCGGCGATCTCTCGCTCGTCAGCAGCGATGCCGGCGGGACCCTGTTCCGCATCGATCTGCCGGCCCGCAGGCCCGCCGCCTGA
- the gpt gene encoding xanthine phosphoribosyltransferase yields the protein MSAPPDKSFPVTWEELHRNAKALAWRLSEMGPFTGIAAVTRGGLVPAAIVARELDIRLIDTVCIISYDEFSQGQLKVLKGVAGDGHDWLIVDDLVDTGRTARAVREMLPKAHFATIYAKPAGKPLVDTYVTEVSQDTWILFPWDIEPQFIQPIAKRRNG from the coding sequence ATGAGCGCACCGCCAGACAAGAGTTTCCCGGTCACGTGGGAAGAGCTGCACCGCAACGCCAAGGCGCTCGCCTGGCGGCTGTCGGAGATGGGTCCCTTCACCGGCATCGCGGCCGTGACCCGCGGCGGGCTGGTGCCGGCCGCCATCGTGGCGCGCGAGCTCGATATCCGGCTGATCGATACGGTCTGTATCATCAGCTATGACGAGTTCAGCCAGGGTCAGCTCAAGGTGCTCAAGGGCGTGGCCGGTGACGGCCATGACTGGCTGATCGTGGACGATCTGGTCGATACCGGCCGGACCGCCCGGGCGGTCCGCGAGATGCTGCCCAAGGCCCATTTCGCGACCATCTACGCCAAGCCTGCCGGCAAGCCCCTGGTCGACACCTATGTCACCGAGGTCAGCCAGGACACCTGGATCCTGTTCCCCTGGGACATCGAGCCGCAATTCATCCAACCGATCGCCAAGCGCCGGAACGGGTGA
- a CDS encoding DUF4864 domain-containing protein, with amino-acid sequence MRVLLTALVLGWVLSAPLAARAGDESLAPADANAIHQVIERQIDAFRHDDGATAFGFASPAIQQKFGDPGNFMAMVKTGYPQVYRPKSVEFEDLSVEDVGPVQNVRVVGPDGIPVLMIYLMQKQPDGSWRINGVYMTQAPDQSV; translated from the coding sequence ATGCGGGTTCTCCTCACGGCACTGGTGCTCGGTTGGGTTCTCTCGGCGCCCCTCGCGGCCCGGGCCGGCGACGAAAGCCTGGCACCGGCCGATGCCAACGCCATCCATCAAGTGATCGAGCGCCAGATCGACGCCTTCCGGCATGACGACGGCGCCACCGCCTTCGGTTTCGCCTCGCCCGCGATCCAGCAGAAGTTCGGCGACCCGGGCAACTTCATGGCCATGGTCAAGACCGGCTATCCGCAGGTCTATCGGCCGAAATCGGTCGAGTTCGAGGACCTCTCGGTCGAAGATGTCGGACCGGTCCAGAATGTACGGGTGGTCGGTCCGGACGGCATCCCGGTCCTGATGATCTACCTCATGCAGAAGCAGCCCGACGGCTCCTGGCGGATCAACGGCGTCTATATGACCCAGGCGCCCGACCAGAGCGTCTGA
- the panB gene encoding 3-methyl-2-oxobutanoate hydroxymethyltransferase, translating into MSTVRRLGRISVPELKARKGGEPIVCLTAYTTPMARRLDPHVDLLMVGDSLGMVLYGFDSTLRVTLDMMVAHGAAVRRGSERACLVVDLPFASYQESPEVAYRAAARLMAETGCSAVKLEGGREMAPTVAFLVARGIPVMGHVGLTPQSVNMLGGYRARGRDPEQREAITADAVAIAEAGAFSLVVEGVVEPLARAITQRIAIPTIGIGGSPACDGQVLVIDDLIGMFDSFTPKFVKRYAEIGDQVAAAAIAYAADVRARRFPAKEHLFGTET; encoded by the coding sequence ATGAGCACCGTAAGGCGGCTCGGGCGTATTTCCGTTCCCGAACTCAAGGCCCGCAAAGGCGGCGAACCCATCGTCTGCCTCACGGCCTACACTACGCCCATGGCGCGTCGGCTCGATCCCCATGTCGACCTGCTGATGGTCGGCGATTCCCTCGGCATGGTGCTCTATGGCTTCGACAGCACCCTGCGGGTGACGCTCGACATGATGGTTGCCCATGGCGCCGCCGTGCGCCGCGGCAGCGAACGAGCCTGTCTTGTGGTCGATCTTCCCTTCGCCAGCTACCAGGAATCGCCCGAGGTCGCCTACCGGGCGGCCGCGCGGCTCATGGCCGAGACCGGCTGCTCCGCCGTCAAGCTCGAAGGCGGCCGCGAGATGGCACCGACGGTGGCGTTCCTGGTGGCGCGCGGCATTCCGGTGATGGGCCATGTCGGCCTCACGCCGCAGTCCGTCAACATGCTGGGCGGCTATCGCGCGCGCGGGCGCGATCCGGAACAGCGCGAGGCGATCACCGCGGATGCGGTCGCGATCGCCGAGGCCGGCGCCTTCTCCCTCGTGGTCGAGGGCGTGGTCGAGCCGCTGGCGCGCGCGATCACCCAGCGCATCGCGATCCCGACCATCGGCATCGGCGGCTCGCCGGCCTGCGACGGGCAGGTGCTGGTGATCGACGATCTGATCGGCATGTTCGACAGCTTCACGCCGAAATTCGTGAAGCGCTATGCCGAGATCGGCGATCAGGTGGCGGCGGCGGCGATCGCCTATGCCGCCGATGTCCGCGCGCGGCGCTTCCCGGCCAAAGAACATCTGTTCGGCACCGAGACCTGA
- a CDS encoding class I SAM-dependent rRNA methyltransferase: protein MNSPSPAPVLDRPTITLRKGSQRRALAGHPWIYSNEIEMTPAAKALPPGQVVRVNAEDGRPIGTALFNPHSLIAGRLLDADPHRVIDALFLAQRLERALALRERLYDKPFYRLIHAEADGLPGVVLDRFGDTLVLQTNSAGMERLLDALADAIDRVLKPQALLLRNDSPARKLEGLEPYVRMVSGALEGPLSLEENGVRFLADPREGQKTGWFFDQRENRARVAALAKGLRVLDVYSYCGGFALTAAAAGASEVTAVDRSEAALALAEQAAALNGLAERCRFRRADAFTELEAMVKSRQNFDIVVADPPAFVKSKKDLGQGARAYRKLARLSAECVRPGGFLFIASCSHNMEAGLFAEEVRRGIHDLAREARILASTGAAPDHPVHPALPESAYLKGLLLQID, encoded by the coding sequence ATGAACAGCCCGAGCCCCGCTCCCGTCCTGGACCGCCCGACCATCACCTTGCGCAAGGGTTCGCAGCGGCGCGCGCTGGCGGGGCATCCCTGGATCTATTCCAACGAGATCGAGATGACCCCGGCGGCGAAGGCGCTGCCGCCCGGCCAGGTGGTGCGGGTGAATGCCGAGGATGGGCGGCCGATCGGCACCGCGCTCTTCAACCCGCACAGCCTGATCGCGGGCCGCCTGCTCGATGCCGATCCCCATCGCGTGATCGACGCCCTGTTCCTGGCGCAGCGGCTGGAGCGGGCCCTCGCCCTGCGCGAGCGGCTCTACGACAAGCCGTTCTATCGCCTGATCCATGCCGAAGCCGACGGGTTGCCGGGCGTGGTGCTCGACCGCTTCGGCGACACGCTGGTGCTGCAGACCAACAGTGCCGGCATGGAGCGGCTGCTCGACGCGCTGGCCGACGCGATCGACAGGGTGCTCAAGCCGCAAGCCCTGCTGCTGCGCAACGACAGCCCGGCTCGCAAGCTCGAGGGGCTCGAGCCTTATGTGCGCATGGTGTCGGGAGCGTTGGAAGGACCGCTGTCGCTCGAGGAGAACGGCGTGCGCTTCCTCGCCGATCCGCGGGAGGGGCAGAAGACCGGCTGGTTCTTCGATCAGCGCGAGAACCGCGCCCGGGTCGCGGCGCTGGCGAAGGGCCTGCGGGTACTCGACGTCTACAGCTATTGCGGCGGCTTTGCGCTTACGGCGGCCGCAGCCGGTGCCAGCGAAGTGACGGCCGTGGATCGCTCCGAAGCGGCGCTGGCGCTCGCCGAGCAGGCCGCCGCCCTGAACGGGCTCGCCGAGCGCTGCCGCTTCCGGCGCGCCGACGCCTTCACCGAGCTCGAGGCGATGGTGAAGTCACGGCAGAATTTCGACATCGTGGTGGCCGACCCGCCTGCCTTCGTCAAATCGAAGAAGGATCTGGGCCAGGGCGCGCGCGCCTATCGCAAGCTGGCGCGGCTGTCGGCGGAATGCGTGCGGCCCGGCGGATTCCTCTTCATCGCCTCCTGCTCGCACAATATGGAGGCGGGCCTGTTCGCCGAGGAAGTACGCCGCGGGATCCACGACCTGGCGCGCGAGGCGCGGATCCTGGCATCGACCGGGGCGGCGCCCGATCATCCGGTTCATCCGGCCCTGCCGGAGAGCGCCTATCTCAAGGGGCTCCTGCTGCAGATCGACTGA
- a CDS encoding CbtA family protein, translating to MELFRKLIFAAAAAGLIAGAFVTVVHQVSTVPVILKAEVYEKAADAAAATASTTTTTATTTDGSSTAASTADSSMASMPGMEHEAGEWEPADGFQRNAFTVLADLLTGVGFALLLVSAFALRGGAMNWQTGLYWGLAGFVAFTLAPGLGLPPEVPGTQAAPLLARQIWWVFTVAAACGGLACLFFGRKPLWCLAGLALLVVPHIVGAPQLDHAESAAPESITHQFIVAVVITSLVFWAALGTLSGYFYQRFVKPA from the coding sequence ATGGAACTGTTTCGCAAACTGATCTTCGCCGCCGCCGCGGCGGGACTGATCGCCGGCGCGTTCGTGACCGTCGTGCATCAGGTCTCGACCGTGCCGGTGATCCTCAAGGCAGAGGTCTATGAGAAGGCGGCCGACGCCGCCGCAGCCACGGCCAGCACGACCACGACAACCGCCACAACCACCGACGGCAGCTCGACCGCGGCCAGCACGGCCGACAGCAGCATGGCGAGCATGCCCGGCATGGAACATGAGGCGGGGGAATGGGAGCCGGCCGACGGCTTCCAGCGCAATGCCTTCACCGTGCTGGCGGATCTCCTGACCGGCGTCGGCTTCGCGCTGCTGCTGGTCTCGGCCTTCGCGCTGCGGGGCGGCGCGATGAACTGGCAGACCGGACTCTATTGGGGTCTCGCCGGCTTCGTCGCCTTCACCCTGGCGCCGGGCCTGGGGCTGCCGCCGGAAGTGCCGGGAACGCAGGCCGCCCCCTTGCTGGCCCGTCAGATCTGGTGGGTCTTCACGGTGGCCGCGGCTTGCGGCGGATTGGCTTGCCTCTTCTTCGGGCGCAAGCCGCTCTGGTGCCTGGCGGGCCTGGCGCTGCTCGTGGTGCCGCATATCGTCGGCGCGCCGCAGCTCGATCACGCCGAGAGCGCCGCACCGGAATCGATCACGCATCAGTTCATCGTGGCGGTGGTCATCACCAGCCTCGTGTTCTGGGCGGCGCTCGGCACGCTATCGGGCTATTTCTACCAGCGCTTCGTCAAGCCGGCCTGA
- a CDS encoding choline kinase family protein gives MSERRLGQASTADEAAVENALRRIPELHGQDLTYERIAAGITNANWRIRRRPGNELLFLKVPGTGTELFIDRKAAHDANMTAALVGVGPRVLHYQEDSGVEVFEYLTGYRSCNSIDFRDRDLRMNALAALKRLHHGPALRLTKTYFDMIEEHRRQIDDLSAALPRDWEALQWHYDRIRRALTAAGLDVVPCINDTYVTDFMVNDRKEIKLVDFEYASNNDRCADLAIWFFELFFAETIEDELIEAYFGACRPELKARVAVYKVLICIKWTLWASVQRRLSTLRFDYAKYGAWLNLRGRFHLRDWRWEAYLRAL, from the coding sequence ATGTCCGAGCGACGACTGGGCCAGGCCTCCACCGCGGACGAGGCGGCTGTCGAGAACGCGTTGCGCCGGATCCCCGAGCTGCATGGGCAGGATCTCACCTATGAGCGCATCGCCGCGGGCATCACCAACGCGAACTGGCGGATTCGCCGCAGGCCCGGCAACGAGCTGCTGTTCCTGAAGGTGCCCGGGACGGGGACGGAGCTGTTCATCGACCGCAAGGCCGCGCATGACGCGAACATGACTGCGGCGCTGGTCGGCGTCGGGCCACGCGTCCTCCACTACCAGGAAGACAGCGGCGTGGAGGTCTTCGAGTACCTGACCGGATACCGGAGCTGCAACAGCATCGATTTCCGGGATCGCGATCTCCGCATGAATGCCCTCGCCGCGCTCAAGCGGCTCCATCACGGGCCGGCTTTGCGCCTGACCAAGACCTACTTCGACATGATCGAGGAGCATCGCCGGCAGATCGACGATCTGTCCGCGGCGCTCCCCAGGGATTGGGAAGCGCTGCAATGGCACTATGACAGGATTCGCCGCGCGCTCACCGCGGCGGGCCTGGATGTCGTGCCTTGCATCAACGATACCTACGTCACCGACTTCATGGTCAACGACCGGAAGGAGATCAAGCTCGTCGATTTCGAGTATGCTTCCAACAACGACCGTTGCGCGGACCTCGCGATCTGGTTCTTCGAGCTGTTCTTTGCCGAGACGATCGAGGACGAACTGATCGAAGCCTATTTCGGCGCCTGCCGACCCGAGCTGAAGGCGCGCGTCGCCGTCTACAAGGTCCTGATCTGCATCAAGTGGACCCTATGGGCGTCGGTCCAGAGACGCCTTTCCACCCTTCGCTTCGACTACGCAAAATATGGCGCCTGGCTCAACCTGCGCGGACGGTTTCATCTGCGCGACTGGCGCTGGGAAGCCTATCTGCGGGCATTGTAG
- a CDS encoding potassium channel family protein, with protein sequence MFSSVLLVLVCILVHYEALRIVSSQLPGPSWIGLRGRMLAVVAACFLAHTIEVWIFAVAYYFLSDHFALGSIAGERQIDFPDLVYFSAVTYSTIGFGDLYPIGGARLLAGVEAVIGLLLIGWSASFTYLVMERFWPLHAIRKKRLAADGKEPVPPRLWHRLPD encoded by the coding sequence ATGTTTTCCAGCGTTCTGCTCGTTCTCGTCTGCATTCTGGTGCATTACGAAGCTTTGCGCATCGTCTCCTCGCAATTGCCGGGTCCTTCATGGATCGGGTTGCGCGGACGGATGCTCGCCGTGGTGGCCGCCTGCTTTCTTGCCCATACGATCGAGGTGTGGATCTTCGCGGTCGCCTATTATTTTCTCTCCGATCACTTCGCGCTGGGTTCTATCGCCGGCGAGCGGCAGATCGATTTTCCCGACCTGGTCTATTTTTCTGCCGTCACCTACAGCACCATCGGGTTCGGAGACCTCTATCCGATCGGCGGCGCCAGGTTGCTCGCCGGCGTCGAGGCCGTCATCGGGCTGCTCCTGATCGGCTGGTCGGCCTCCTTCACCTATCTGGTCATGGAGCGGTTCTGGCCTCTGCACGCCATCCGGAAAAAGCGGCTTGCGGCCGATGGCAAGGAGCCGGTGCCCCCGCGGCTCTGGCACCGGCTCCCGGATTGA
- the ggt gene encoding gamma-glutamyltransferase, translated as MLRTRWFVVFSLVSSIALAGCSGPFPPCTPGKVEASDAAAPAPEAATGQQASIAVRAQRHMIVAANPLAAEAGREILRQGGSAVDAAIATALVLNLVEPQSSGLGGGGFMLAFDAQHNKLQAFEGRETAPASAKPDRFLGADGKPLEFEDAQASGLSVGVPGILAMYELAHRQFGKLPWAALFAPAIHLAEAGFAISPRLAQLLADDEYLPHSPTAAAYFYQADGRPKPVGSILRNPEFAQTLKTIAAQGTAPFYRGPIAADIASSVSEAWRHPIEMTAGDLAAYRAHAPDALCRPYRDWKVCSVPPPSSGGVALLQILTMLEPYRLGAPGTGNVESLHLVTQAEALAYADRALYLGDPDFVPVPTAGLLDTKYLAKRGDQISDACSMGKALPGTPPTQQAFAVPPTQYEPAGTTQISIVDDAGNAVSLTATIESAFGSKIMVHGFLLNNELTDFASIPEVDGRPVANRVQPGKRPRSSITPVMVFDREGRLVLVTGSPGGSAIIGYVTKALIAMLDGDLDPASAAALPNFVNRNGATELEAGTALSSIAPVLAERGHDVRFTDLTSGLNSIRVTAEGLVGGGDPRRESAVLGD; from the coding sequence GTGCTGCGAACGCGGTGGTTCGTGGTTTTTTCGCTGGTCTCCAGCATCGCGCTTGCCGGCTGCAGCGGTCCATTCCCACCTTGCACGCCCGGCAAGGTCGAAGCCTCGGATGCGGCGGCACCGGCTCCGGAAGCGGCGACCGGGCAACAGGCCAGCATCGCCGTCCGGGCCCAGCGCCACATGATCGTCGCCGCCAATCCGCTGGCGGCCGAAGCGGGCCGCGAAATCCTCCGTCAGGGCGGCAGCGCCGTGGATGCGGCGATCGCCACGGCCCTCGTGCTCAATCTGGTCGAGCCGCAATCCTCGGGGCTCGGCGGCGGCGGCTTCATGCTCGCCTTCGACGCGCAGCACAACAAGCTCCAGGCGTTCGAAGGCCGCGAGACGGCGCCGGCCTCGGCCAAGCCCGACCGGTTCCTGGGCGCGGACGGCAAGCCGCTCGAATTCGAGGATGCGCAGGCGAGCGGCCTCTCGGTCGGCGTGCCGGGCATTCTCGCCATGTATGAGCTGGCCCACCGGCAGTTTGGAAAACTGCCTTGGGCGGCGCTGTTCGCGCCGGCGATCCATCTGGCCGAGGCCGGATTCGCCATTTCGCCCAGGCTGGCGCAGCTCCTGGCGGACGACGAATATCTGCCGCATTCGCCGACCGCCGCCGCCTACTTCTACCAGGCCGACGGCAGGCCCAAGCCCGTGGGCAGCATCCTGCGCAATCCGGAGTTCGCGCAGACGCTGAAGACGATCGCGGCGCAGGGCACGGCACCGTTCTATCGCGGTCCCATCGCAGCCGACATTGCGAGCTCGGTCAGCGAGGCCTGGCGTCATCCGATCGAGATGACGGCGGGCGACCTCGCGGCCTATCGCGCCCATGCGCCGGACGCGCTTTGCCGGCCCTATCGCGATTGGAAGGTCTGCAGCGTGCCGCCGCCCAGCTCCGGCGGCGTGGCGTTGCTGCAGATCCTGACCATGCTCGAGCCCTACCGGCTCGGCGCGCCGGGGACGGGCAATGTCGAGAGCCTGCATCTCGTGACCCAGGCCGAGGCGCTCGCCTATGCCGATCGCGCGCTCTATCTGGGTGATCCCGATTTCGTCCCGGTCCCGACCGCAGGCCTGCTCGACACCAAATATCTGGCCAAGCGCGGCGACCAGATCTCGGATGCCTGCAGCATGGGCAAGGCCCTGCCCGGCACACCGCCGACCCAGCAGGCCTTCGCCGTACCGCCGACGCAATATGAGCCGGCCGGCACCACGCAGATCAGCATCGTCGACGACGCGGGCAATGCCGTCAGCCTGACCGCCACGATCGAGAGCGCCTTCGGTTCCAAGATCATGGTCCACGGCTTCCTGCTCAACAACGAGCTCACCGATTTCGCCTCGATCCCCGAGGTCGATGGCAGGCCCGTGGCCAACCGGGTCCAGCCCGGCAAGCGTCCGCGCAGCTCGATCACGCCGGTAATGGTGTTCGATCGCGAGGGCCGCCTCGTCCTCGTCACCGGCTCGCCCGGCGGCAGCGCGATCATCGGCTATGTGACGAAGGCGCTGATCGCCATGCTCGACGGCGATCTCGATCCCGCCTCGGCGGCGGCGCTGCCCAACTTCGTCAACCGCAACGGCGCCACCGAGCTCGAAGCCGGCACCGCCTTGAGCAGCATCGCGCCGGTCCTGGCCGAGCGCGGCCATGACGTCCGCTTCACGGACTTGACCAGCGGCCTCAACTCGATCCGCGTCACCGCCGAGGGCCTCGTCGGCGGTGGCGACCCCAGGCGCGAGAGCGCGGTGCTGGGGGATTAG
- a CDS encoding phosphotransferase family protein, with the protein MAAEDFEPVSPRARAEAAAGRMACWAGAELGLQPAAATVAVPMFCAVDHDCWLVESGETRAFLKVPSPDMKPFLDPAAAHGAIAAAASIGVTPPPIAYDAASGAIALTWLGEGWRSAYMDDLKRGPRRESLVRLKKRLHDGRMFPRHRTIFSHLQELTGLGDRLGTIWPDDHRTLVDHADRIAAAFVASGYEVRPCHGDGHASNVLLGPDDAIFLVDFDFAANNDPLYDLAATLLDIEPWDDGIEEAIEIYCGNVDRKVANRIKLHMILDDMMWARLALIAAESSPRRHVEFLKYGEFRLLRCRYHLRIWPVDEMLRGL; encoded by the coding sequence ATGGCTGCAGAGGATTTCGAACCCGTTTCACCGAGAGCGCGCGCGGAGGCGGCAGCCGGACGGATGGCCTGCTGGGCCGGCGCTGAGCTCGGCCTGCAGCCCGCCGCCGCAACGGTTGCCGTGCCTATGTTCTGCGCCGTCGACCATGATTGCTGGCTGGTGGAATCGGGAGAGACGCGGGCCTTCCTGAAGGTGCCGAGCCCCGACATGAAACCATTCCTCGACCCCGCCGCCGCTCACGGCGCAATCGCCGCCGCCGCGTCCATCGGCGTGACGCCGCCCCCCATCGCCTACGATGCCGCCAGCGGCGCCATCGCGCTGACCTGGCTGGGTGAGGGCTGGCGCAGCGCCTATATGGACGACCTGAAGCGAGGCCCGCGCCGCGAATCCCTGGTCAGGCTGAAGAAGCGGCTTCACGACGGACGCATGTTTCCCCGCCACCGCACGATCTTCAGCCATCTTCAGGAGCTCACCGGGCTGGGTGACCGTCTCGGCACGATCTGGCCCGATGACCATCGCACGCTCGTCGACCATGCCGACCGCATCGCCGCCGCCTTCGTCGCATCGGGATACGAGGTGCGCCCCTGTCATGGGGATGGCCATGCGTCCAACGTCCTGCTGGGGCCGGACGATGCCATCTTCCTTGTCGATTTCGACTTTGCGGCCAACAACGATCCGCTTTACGACCTCGCCGCCACACTGCTCGACATCGAGCCATGGGACGATGGTATCGAGGAAGCGATCGAGATCTATTGCGGGAACGTCGACAGAAAGGTGGCGAACCGGATCAAGCTGCACATGATCCTCGACGACATGATGTGGGCCCGGCTGGCATTGATTGCGGCGGAGTCGTCGCCGCGCCGTCACGTCGAGTTCCTGAAATACGGTGAGTTCCGCCTGCTGCGTTGCCGCTATCACCTGCGCATCTGGCCGGTGGACGAGATGCTGCGGGGACTGTGA